The following proteins come from a genomic window of Amaranthus tricolor cultivar Red isolate AtriRed21 chromosome 14, ASM2621246v1, whole genome shotgun sequence:
- the LOC130799840 gene encoding protein NUCLEAR FUSION DEFECTIVE 4-like, protein MAGQSRKWVILVATIWLQAFTGTNFDFSAYSSEMKALLGISQVQLNYLAVASDLGKVFGWSSGLALMCLPLWLVTFIAAFMGLVGYGCQWLVIRGLFSPPYFVVFLLCLLAGCSICWFNTVCFVLCIKNFPANRALALSLTVSFNGVSAALYTLAANAINPSSHSLYLFLNAVVPLLTSLIGLIPILRQPELEPLPPDAVQRDSFIFCFLNIWAIMTGFYLLFLSSSTNDSMTSSRLLFGGAIFLLFFPLCIPGIVYAREWFKQIHSSFHINGSSFLLIDDDDLELHKEVSIREGSYISGSISFPENWDPSHITGSSYSFSALTDGKSEISCGALIKKDQLVMLGEEHSASDLVRRVDFWLYYIAYFCGGTIGLVYSNNLGQIAQSLGQSSSTTTLITLYSSFSFFGRLLSATPDYIRAKLYFARTGWLTIALIPTPIAFFLLTGSGSALALQAGTALIGLSSGFIFAAAVSITSELFGPLSVGVNHNILITNIPIGSLLYGFLAAVVYDSNAGYTSQGISMVTDTVVCMGRNCYFGTFVWWGCISIVGLFSCFLLFLRTRHAYQRFERDRISYQLD, encoded by the exons ATGGCCGGACAATCACGAAAATGGGTAATATTAGTAGCGACAATATGGTTGCAAGCATTTACCGgcactaattttgatttctcgGCGTATTCATCGGAAATGAAAGCGTTGTTAGGGATCAGTCAAGTGCAACTAAATTACTTAGCAGTTGCGTCCGATTTAGGGAAAGTGTTTGGATGGTCATCTGGATTAGCGTTGATGTGTTTGCCTTTGTGGCTTGTTACGTTCATAGCTGCTTTTATGGGTTTGGTTGGTTATGGTTGTCAATGGCTTGTTATTCGTGGCTTATTTTCTCCCCCGTATTTTGTG GTATTTCTCCTATGCTTATTAGCAGGATGCAGCATCTGTTGGTTCAATACTGTATGTTTTGTCCTCTGCATTAAGAACTTTCCTGCAAACCGAGCTCTTGCACTCTCCCTTACAGTAAGTTTCAATGGTGTAAGTGCCGCGCTCTACACCTTAGCAGCTAACGCAATCAACCCATCTTCACATTCACTCTACCTTTTCTTAAATGCTGTTGTTCCCTTATTAACTTCCCTCATTGGATTGATCCCAATTCTTAGACAACCCGAACTTGAACCTCTTCCACCTGATGCTGTCCAAAGGGACTCCTTCATTTTCTGCTTCCTTAACATTTGGGCTATCATGACAGGCTTTTACCTTCTTTTCCTTTCTTCATCTACTAATGATAGTATGACATCTTCACGCCTTCTCTTTGGAGGTGCgattttccttcttttctttcCTCTATGCATTCCTGGCATTGTCTATGCTCGGGAATGGTTCAAACAGATTCACTCAAGCTTCCACATTAATGGGTCGAGTTTCCTTTTGATTGATGACGATGATCTAGAGCTTCATAAGGAAGTGTCAATTCGAGAGGGTAGTTATATTAGTGGTAGTATTTCTTTCCCCGAAAATTGGGATCCCAGTCATATTACTGGATCCTCTTATAGCTTCAGTGCACTTACTGACGGGAAGAGTGAAATTTCATGTGGTGCATTAATCAAAAAAGATCAATTGGTAATGCTTGGGGAAGAACATTCAGCATCAGATCTTGTTCGTAGGGTGGATTTCTGGCTTTACTATATTGCTTACTTTTGTGGAGGTACAATTGGGTTGGTTTATAGTAATAACTTAGGACAGATTGCTCAGTCTCTTGGGCAGAGTTCTAGCACAACGACCCTCATAACTCTCTATTCATCGTTTTCCTTCTTTGGCCGTTTACTTTCAGCTACACCAGATTACATTCGTGC GAAACTGTACTTCGCGAGGACAGGATGGCTAACAATTGCACTTATACCAACCCCAATTGCTTTCTTCCTGCTGACAGGATCAGGAAGTGCACTGGCACTCCAAGCAGGAACAGCATTGATAGGACTTAGCTCGGGTTTCATATTCGCAGCAGCTGTCTCCATAACATCTGAGCTTTTCGGGCCTCTAAGTGTAGGAGTCAACCACAATATCTTGATCACAAACATCCCTATTGGTTCTTTACTTTACGGTTTCTTAGCTGCAGTCGTTTATGATTCGAATGCTGGATATACATCTCAAGGTATCTCAATGGTTACTGATACTGTGGTTTGTATGGGGAGAAACTGCTATTTTGGGACCTTTGTGTGGTGGGGATGCATCTCCATTGTTGGGCTATTTTCGTGCTTTCTTTTGTTCTTGCGAACGAGGCATGCTTATCAACGGTTTGAACGTGATCGAATTTCTTACCAATTGGATTAG